In one Rutidosis leptorrhynchoides isolate AG116_Rl617_1_P2 chromosome 8, CSIRO_AGI_Rlap_v1, whole genome shotgun sequence genomic region, the following are encoded:
- the LOC139864854 gene encoding lignin-forming anionic peroxidase-like has translation MASKTMFVPVFLLLLLLHTRYTPSQAQLSSTFYDGTCPNALRTIRTSIRTAISRERRMAASIIRLHFHDCFVQGCDASILLDDSPSIVSEKNAFTNKDSVRGYEVIEAAKSEVEKQCPGVVSCADVLTLAARDASEMVGGPSWSVKLGRRDSTTANRVLAESGALPSFKAPLATLLSTFNDNGLNPRDMVALSGAHTLGQAQCFTFRDIIYSNGSNIDAGFASTRRRRCPTNDGNTNLAALDLVTPNSFDNNYFKNLIQKKGLLESDQVLFSGGSTDSIVTEYSNNRNKFNSDFAAAMIKMSEIRPLMGQEGVIRNVCGALP, from the exons ATGGCTTCCAAAACTATGTTTGTACCCGTCTTCTTGTTGCTACTTCTCTTACATACTAGGTATACACCATCACAAGCACAACTATCTTCTACATTCTACGATGGTACATGTCCCAATGCATTACGTACTATCAGGACCTCTATTCGAACAGCTATATCACGTGAACGTCGCATGGCGGCCTCCATCATTCGTCTCCATTTCCATGACTGCTTCGTTCAG GGTTGTGATGCATCAATCTTGCTAGACGATAGTCCATCGATAGTTAGTGAAAAGAATGCATTTACAAATAAGGATTCGGTTAGAGGTTATGAAGTTATAGAAGCTGCAAAGTCTGAGGTTGAGAAACAATGTCCCGGTGTTGTTTCTTGTGCTGACGTACTCACATTAGCTGCACGTGATGCATCTGAAATGGTTGGCGGTCCGTCATGGTCAGTCAAGCTTGGAAGAAGAGATTCAACCACAGCTAACCGTGTTTTAGCCGAAAGTGGCGCTCTTCCTAGTTTTAAAGCACCTTTAGCAACACTTTTATCCACCTTTAATGATAATGGACTTAACCCAAGAGATATGGTCGCATTATCAG GAGCACATACTTTAGGACAAGCTCAATGTTTTACGTTCCGCGACATAATATATAGCAATGGATCCAATATTGATGCTGGATTTGCGAGCACTCGGAGACGTCGTTGCCCTACAAATGACGGGAACACAAATTTAGCAGCGTTAGATTTGGTGACACCGAATTCATTTGATAACAACTACTTTAAGAATTTGATACAAAAGAAGGGTCTTCTTGAATCTGACCAAGTGCTTTTTAGTGGCGGTTCAACGGATAGCATAGTTACTGAATATAGCAACAATCGTAACAAGTTCAATTCTGATTTTGCAGCTGCGATGATTAAGATGAGTGAAATCAGGCCATTAATGGGTCAAGAAGGAGTGATTAGGAACGTATGTGGTGCTCTTCCCTAG